One Tolypothrix bouteillei VB521301 DNA window includes the following coding sequences:
- a CDS encoding alpha-amylase family glycosyl hydrolase — protein sequence MVNTPPSLFSEEQYKVDDAGAEVSAIIETTPSETEIDLEFLFTRDIEFRQETLYFIVVDRFYDGDLENSTGANAELYDPTKQDWGKYWGGDLQGVIDKLDYLKNMGVTAIWLTPLFEQVEDLFVGNAAMHGYWTRDFKRINPRFIATGEEPSLNKTQETRNTTFDKLIEELHKRKMKLVLDIVCNHSSPDISGRKGELYDDGVKIADFNDDEAHWYHHYGEVQDWENEWQVQNCELAGLATFNENNIEYRSYIKAAIKQWLDRGVDALRVDTVKHMPIWFWQEFTGDMYNHKPDVFIFGEWIYSHPQDDRSVEFANNSGMTILDFGLCVAIRQALGESAEAGFYLIKDIFDLDYRYSGATELITFIDNHDMPRFQSLNSDPARLMLATVLIMTSRGIPCIYYGTEQYLHDDTNGGNDPYNRPMMDKWDIDTEIYRYIRLLSGLRRLNPALSMGSQWEKYITPDIYCYVRRYRDSVCFVALNRGGSTTIPEVATDLPDGEHTCVMTRNKYEVKDGKIYDLQLEEHGVIVLSRVGERVKGQTIVRAQLNGVRTQLGERIVVIGDCPELGNWDIAKAYPLEYINENTWFAEIPFNESAGKLISYKYAMLREGTSPLRENLMTRRWVIAKEGTVKWRDTWASGRES from the coding sequence ATGGTAAACACCCCTCCCTCATTATTTTCCGAAGAGCAGTACAAAGTAGATGATGCTGGTGCAGAAGTCTCTGCCATTATTGAAACAACACCATCAGAGACAGAAATTGACCTGGAATTTCTGTTTACTAGGGATATTGAGTTTCGTCAGGAAACTCTTTACTTTATTGTCGTCGATCGCTTTTATGATGGTGATTTAGAAAATAGTACAGGTGCTAATGCAGAACTGTACGATCCTACCAAACAGGATTGGGGAAAATACTGGGGTGGTGACTTACAGGGTGTGATCGACAAATTAGATTATTTGAAAAACATGGGAGTGACTGCAATCTGGTTAACTCCTTTATTTGAGCAAGTAGAAGACTTATTTGTAGGCAATGCAGCCATGCATGGCTATTGGACAAGGGATTTTAAGCGGATAAATCCTCGATTTATTGCTACGGGGGAAGAACCGTCTTTAAACAAAACGCAGGAAACAAGAAATACAACATTTGACAAGTTGATTGAGGAACTGCACAAGCGTAAGATGAAGCTAGTGCTAGATATAGTTTGCAACCACAGTAGCCCCGATATCAGTGGTCGTAAAGGCGAACTATACGACGATGGAGTCAAAATTGCTGACTTTAACGATGATGAAGCTCACTGGTATCACCATTATGGTGAAGTACAAGATTGGGAAAATGAATGGCAAGTGCAAAACTGCGAACTTGCAGGTCTAGCAACCTTTAATGAAAACAATATCGAATACCGCAGCTATATCAAAGCAGCAATTAAACAATGGTTGGATCGGGGTGTTGATGCACTGCGAGTCGATACTGTCAAGCATATGCCCATCTGGTTTTGGCAAGAATTTACTGGTGATATGTACAATCACAAACCAGATGTGTTTATTTTTGGCGAGTGGATTTACAGCCATCCCCAAGACGATCGCTCTGTAGAGTTTGCCAACAACTCTGGAATGACTATTTTAGATTTTGGGCTGTGTGTCGCTATTAGGCAAGCTTTAGGTGAAAGTGCTGAAGCGGGATTTTATCTAATTAAAGACATTTTTGATTTAGATTATCGGTACAGCGGGGCGACAGAACTCATCACCTTCATTGACAATCACGATATGCCCCGCTTCCAATCGTTGAATTCCGATCCAGCGAGGTTAATGCTAGCAACTGTCCTCATTATGACCTCTCGCGGTATTCCCTGTATCTATTACGGTACGGAACAATATCTTCACGACGATACCAATGGCGGTAACGATCCCTACAACCGCCCGATGATGGATAAGTGGGATATAGATACGGAAATATATCGTTATATCAGGTTACTATCTGGTTTGCGGCGACTCAATCCTGCTTTATCAATGGGTAGCCAGTGGGAAAAATACATCACCCCTGATATTTACTGTTATGTACGCCGCTATCGTGACTCAGTGTGCTTTGTTGCACTCAATAGAGGTGGTTCTACGACCATACCAGAAGTTGCTACAGACTTACCTGATGGAGAACATACCTGTGTCATGACTCGCAATAAGTATGAAGTTAAAGATGGTAAAATTTATGACCTACAACTAGAAGAACACGGTGTAATTGTACTCAGCCGTGTTGGAGAGCGAGTCAAAGGGCAAACTATTGTACGCGCACAGCTTAACGGAGTGCGTACTCAACTAGGTGAAAGAATCGTAGTCATTGGTGACTGTCCGGAATTGGGCAATTGGGATATCGCCAAAGCATATCCTTTGGAATACATAAACGAAAACACGTGGTTTGCCGAAATTCCCTTTAATGAAAGCGCTGGTAAGCTCATCAGCTATAAATACGCGATGTTGAGAGAAGGAACTTCCCCCCTTCGAGAAAATCTCATGACTCGCCGTTGGGTTATTGCCAAAGAAGGTACTGTTAAGTGGCGCGATACTTGGGCTTCAGGACGAGAATCTTAA
- a CDS encoding helix-turn-helix domain-containing protein, with protein sequence MATTSLYLLQSPGHPAIEISQDELRSLLDGIETELHQSKVYRRALAMMQQLLGSSAEQAQALFQSIGREAIGLAFRQFVQHAQKVEDENNQPENNYQTDNNNIEIVATLSEEAEVVDFTPCLTDVRAHEKESVETNIQNDFPSKPEVVQTLENQPAKKKQNRWFGNKKPTKAELAEQKAQQRIESLRQVGQKLRQVRELQGLSLNQLHVYTHVPIYQMAAIEEGNWDALAEDVYVRGFIRVMGNALGLDGASLAASLPVPEPTKLVLPTSYQSQLQSSNLGFGIKPVHLYVGYAALVAGSLGGLSIMSQQANANASMDTGEVPASSSVKQSLRDEKPTSKPGLQSSTAGIAVGSDIAPPEAL encoded by the coding sequence ATGGCTACCACATCCCTGTACTTATTACAATCTCCCGGTCATCCAGCTATAGAAATTTCTCAGGATGAATTGCGATCGCTCTTAGACGGAATAGAAACCGAATTACATCAAAGTAAAGTTTATCGTCGTGCTCTCGCTATGATGCAACAGTTGCTAGGTTCATCAGCCGAACAAGCACAAGCACTCTTTCAATCCATAGGTAGAGAAGCAATTGGTTTAGCTTTTCGCCAATTTGTGCAACACGCGCAAAAGGTAGAAGACGAAAATAACCAACCAGAAAACAACTATCAAACAGACAACAATAATATAGAAATTGTAGCGACTCTTTCTGAAGAAGCAGAGGTTGTTGATTTCACACCTTGCTTAACGGATGTTAGAGCACACGAAAAAGAGAGTGTTGAAACAAACATTCAAAATGATTTCCCCTCAAAACCAGAAGTTGTGCAAACCTTAGAAAACCAGCCAGCCAAGAAAAAACAAAACAGATGGTTTGGAAACAAAAAGCCAACAAAAGCTGAACTAGCCGAACAAAAAGCCCAACAACGTATAGAAAGCCTGCGTCAAGTTGGTCAAAAACTGCGGCAAGTAAGAGAGTTGCAAGGTCTTTCTCTGAACCAGCTTCACGTTTACACTCACGTACCTATCTATCAAATGGCTGCAATAGAAGAAGGTAACTGGGACGCATTGGCAGAAGATGTCTATGTTCGTGGCTTTATTCGTGTTATGGGTAATGCCTTGGGACTAGATGGAGCAAGTTTAGCTGCTTCTTTACCTGTTCCAGAACCCACAAAATTAGTGTTACCAACGTCTTATCAATCTCAACTTCAATCCAGTAACTTAGGATTTGGGATTAAACCAGTGCATCTTTATGTAGGCTATGCAGCCCTTGTTGCTGGTTCCTTGGGAGGATTGTCAATCATGTCTCAGCAAGCGAATGCAAACGCCAGCATGGATACAGGCGAAGTACCTGCATCCTCTTCTGTCAAGCAGTCCTTGAGAGACGAAAAACCAACTTCCAAACCCGGGTTACAGTCTAGCACGGCAGGAATCGCAGTTGGTTCCGATATTGCCCCACCAGAAGCACTGTAG